The region CCGAGATCACATCATAGACGCCATCAATAGTGGTTTGAATGGCGGCTTGTTCATTGACCACGAGCTCTACTCCTTCGGGATGACTTGCGAATGCCGGGTAGGCGGGTATGGCAGCGAGCGAGAGCGCAACTGCGAATGCGATCGGATTCATACGGCCTCCCTTTCGCGCACCGTACGGAACTCGATCTTCTTGTCGTATGGCGCGCCCACAATCATGCGGTTCACGAAGACACCGGGCAAATGGATGCAATCCGGGTCTAGCTCGCCGATGGGCACGATCTCCTCGACTTCGACGACGCAGACTTTGCCGCATGTCGCCGCGGGCTGATTGAAATTGCGTGCGGTCTTCCGGAACATCAGATTGCCGGTCTCATCCGCTTTCCACGCTTTGATGATCGACAAATCGGCAAAAATTCCGTGTTCCAGGATGTAGGTTTCGCCGTTGAAGTCCTTGTGTTCCTTGCCTTCGGCGACCTGTGTTCCAACCCCGGTCTTGGTGTAGAATCCGGGGATGCCTGCGCCGCCGGCGCGCATGCGTTCGGCCAGGGTACCTTGCGGGCAGAATTCAACCTCCAGTTCGCCGGACAGGAACTGGCGCTCGAACTCGTTGTTCTCGCCCACGTAGGAACTGATCATCTTCCTGACTTGCTTGGTGCGCAACAGCTTGCCGATCCCCTCGTTATCGATTCCGGCATTGTTGCTGGCAAAGGTCAGGCCCGAGACGCCACTTTCACGGATCGCGTCAAGAAACCGCTCTGGAATTCCGCAAAGGCCAAAGCCTCCGGCGGCGATCAACATGTTATCTGATAGCAGCCCTTCCAGGGCGGCCGCGGCATCGGGAAAAATCTTTTGCATCAACGCCTCGTTGGAGTTCGTATGGAGAGGGTTACGTAGCGGCAGCGCTTAGCGTCTTGAAAGCCGGCTGTCATCCGCTCTCTTGATCGAAAACCGTCGCGCCTTGGTCGGTGCGGGATTGCGAAATCGCTTCAATGGTACACTCCTGCCCTTGCAACCAAGGGGTAGTGAAATGCGAAGAAAATCAATGCTGGCTGCATTGGCCAGTGTCGTAATTGCTTGGGGGACGCCAGCATTGGCCGATCCGGCAAGCGATGCAGTGGCAGACCAAAGCCGTAGCGAAGCAGATTGGGCGCTGGATGAAGGCCGCAACCCGGTCGAAGTTTTGCGCTTCTCAGGACCGTCAGGAGGCGGTGTTACTGCCGATTTCATGGCAGGAGATGGCTACTACAGTGCATTGCTGGCCCAAGGCAAGGGGCGCTGTCTATGCGCTCAATCCTGCTGCATTCCACAATCCAGGAATCTGGGAAGCGAGAACTGACAGGCATAGCAATATCCGGCCAATCGGAACTCGCAATCGTGCCATGGTTTTGGCGCCCGATAGTGTCCACATGATCTTCACCAATCAGACCTTTCATGACATCTACTGGACGTCCGAGTGCTTCCAGATGGAGCGGATCGACGAGCGCGCGATGCTTGCCAACTGGCTTGCGGCGTTGAAGCCGGGAGGGCACGTAATTGTGATCGATCATGTCGGACAGTCCGGGGATACCCGGGAAGTGGTGGATGCGGTCCACCGGATTGATCCCACCACAGTGCTCGCGGCAATGCAGGCGGCAGGGTTTGTGCTTGTCGGCCAGTCGGATATGTTGCGCCGCAGCGATGACGAGATAACGAAATCCATCTTCGACGAGAGTGTGCGCGGCAAAACCAACCGCTTTATGATGAAATTTCAGAAACCTACGGAGTCGGAGCGCTAAGGTTGTTGCGCATTTTGCAACACAGGATGTTCTTTTCGCACTTGCGAAAAACAATGCTGCACTGCAAATAGACGGTGCCTTTTAGGCATCCTCTCCCAAAGACTTTCAAGCCCGGTCATTTTTGACCGGGCTTTTTTCTTGCCTGGCCTGCATTGCTCGCCCGCACAGCTCATATCATAGTTTGATTGCACTCCGCCTCTGAGCTTCCTAGCTTAGCGGTTCGACGATCTCTGTTCGCAATCAAAGAGAGCCCAATGGCCGACGCTGATTCTCCCAAGAAAGAGAAGACCAAAAAAGGTCTGAAGTCCGTTCGCCTGCAAGTCGCAGCGGCGCGGCAAGAGGAATCGGGTCAGGGTATTGCCCGAATTCCGCGTTCCGCCTTTCAGGAGCTGGGAATCACCGAAGGCGATGTTGTAGAGATAACCGGCAAACGCAGTACGCCAGCGATCGCCATGGCGGCTTACACTGAGGATGAATCGCTCGACGTCATCCGGCTCGATGGCCTGCAACGCGGCAACGCAGAGATCGGCTCGGGTCGCGAAGCATGGCAGCTCGCCTGAAGAGAGCGGGATCGAATAAGAACTCTTGCGTTTACGGCTCGCCCGCCTTCGGGTGGCCGTTGGGGACTTCGAGCCGGTGGCGGATCAGCGCATCGGGCTGGTTCTCGCGCAGCCATTTGAGCATGTGTTCGCGAAGGTCACAACGCAGCTGCCAAAGTTCGCCTATGGTACTGGCGCTCACTGACAAACGCAGCTCGACACTTTCGGGATAAGCCTCAGTCATGAGAAGCGCCATGTTGCGTCCGTCATAAAGCTCATGCGCCCGGACGAAGCGCTCAAACTCGGCGCGAATCGGCGCTACATCGGCGATCGGATCAAGGTGCAGCATGACAGGACCGGAAAGCTTTTCGTTCTCGCGCGACCAGTTTTCAAAACTTGCGTCCAGGAAGCGCGACGTGGGCACAATGATCACCCGCTCGTCCCATGTGCGGACAGTGATGAAGCTCATCCTGATCTCTTCGACGCGCCCTACTTCACCGTCGACTTTGACAAGATCGCCGAGCCTAAGTGGCTCGGTCAATGCGATCTGAAGGCCAGCGATCAACGATTTGAGTGCGGGTTGAGCTGCTGCACCGATAGCCAGAGCAGCGAGGCCTGCAGAAGCCAGCATTGTCGTGCCGATTGCTCGCACCGATGGGATAGTAAACAGCATCAGTCCAACGGTAATGACGATTATCCCGAACGTCAGAACGCGCGAAAGCACAGCTAGGCGGGTCCGCCGGCTGCGCATTGCAACAGGATCATCGCTGATCTCGATTCGCGCTTCGATGGCGGCGGTGAAGCCCTTCACTGCGTTATATGCAATCCAGCCGAGCAGAGCGGGTCGCAGGAACTGAGCCAGCGGTTCCCACAGCAATCCCAGCGACGCATCATATTGCGCCGCAAGGGTGACGGCGATGGCGATAAAGGACCATTTGATCGGCGCACGGATGCGGCCGACAATCTCGTCATCGACATTTGTCTCCGAAACGCGGGTTACGCGGCTGACAAGGTGGAATGCTGCGCGGTAAATCAAATAGGCAATAACGACCGCGACCGCGACAATCAGCGCGGATACGGTGATGTCATAAGCCAGAACATTCAAATCGATGCGCCAGCTAGCTGGATTGATTTGGTCAAACATTGCGAGCGGCGTATGTGCTGAATTGGCATTTTGCAACACATGCCGGAAATGGCTCAGGTGTGCCGGTCAATGTGCCGCATCCCAGCTGATGCCTGTTCCGATCTCAATGCCCAGCAGCACATCCAGTTTTACGGCTGGCCCAGCGGCTTCCGCCATAACCCGCTCGATAATGGGTGAGGCCGCAGCAACGTCGCCTTCGGGCAGTTCGAACACAAGCTCGTCATGCACTTGCAACAGCATGCGCACGTGACCGAGACCGGCGTCGTCCAGCGCGGGCATCATGCGGACCATGGCACGCTTGATGATATCAGCGCTGGTCCCTTGAATCGGGGCATTGATCGCGGCGCGTTCGCTACCCTGGCGTTCTGCAACGTTCTTGGAGTTGATCCTTGGGAACCAGGTTTTGCGACCGAACAGTGTTTCGGAATAGCCGCGCTCGCGAACCGTCTCCAGTGTCTCGTGAATATATCGCTGGATGCCGGGAAACCGCTGGAAATAGGTGTCGATCATCGCTTGCGCCTCATCCGGCTCTACCTCCAGCCGCCCGGCCAGCCCCCAACGCGAAATGCCATAGAGTATGGCGAAATTGATCGTCTTGGCCTGCGCCCGCGTATCGCGGTTGACTTCACCGAACATCTCCTTGGCTGTTCGCGCGTGAATGTCTTCGCCTTGCGCGAAGGCCTCTTTCAATGTCGGGACGTCGGCCATATGCGCAGCTAGCCGCAATTCGATCTGGCTATAGTCAGCGGCCAGCAAGACGTTGCCTTCATCTGGGACAAAGGCTTCGCGGATCTGGCGCCCGATTGGCGTCCGGATCGGGATGTTTTGCAGATTGGGGTCAGTTGATGACAACCGGCCAGTTTGCGCGCCGACCAGAGAATAGCTCGTATGCACACGGCCCGTGTCGGGATTGATCGCTTCTTGCAGAGCGTCGGTGTAGGTCGATTTCAGCTTCGCAAGCTGACGCCATTCGAGGACTTTCTTCGCGATTTCCGCGCCTTCGCCGGCGAGTTTTTCCAGCATGCTGTGGTCGGTTGAATACTGCCCGCTCTTGCCTTTCTTGCCGCCTTTGAACCCAAGCTTGTCGAACAGAATGTCACCCAGTTGCTTGGGGCTTCCGACCGTGAATTCCTGTCCCGCTATGCCGTGAATTTCCCCTTCGAGCCGAGCTGTCTCCTTGGCGAATTCTTCTGAAAGTCTGGAAAGGCGTGCCCGGTCAACCTTGATGCCGTGACGCTCCATTTGGGCCACTACAGGAATGAGAGGGCGGTCGACCCGCTCATAGATGCGCGTGCCACTTTCATCAGCTAGCCTTGGTTTCATGTGACGATGCAAACGCCAGGTTACGTCGGCGTCCTCGGCGGCATATTCGGTAGCGCGATCGAGATCCACTTCCCCGAAAGGAATCGCTTTCTTTCCCGTCCCGCAGACTTCCTTGAAGGACAGCGGAGTGTGGCCCAGATGACGGTCAGACAATTCGTCCATGCCGTGCCCGCCCATGCCGACTTCACCGCGACCGGCATCAAGCGTGAAGCTGATGATCATTGTGTCATCAACAGGCGCCACATCGATGCCATACCGCGAAAGCACGTTGATATCGTATTTGATGTTTTGACCGATCTTGATGACCGAATCGTCTTCCAGCAGCGGCTTGAGAGCGGCCACCGCCTGGTCACGATCAATCTGCTCGGGCCTTTCGGCGAACATATCATTGCCGCCATGTGCAAGCGGTATGTAGCATGCATCATTCGGGCCTAGCGCGAGGCTTACGCCGACCAGCTCTGCGCGCATTGCATCCAGGCTACTGGTCTCGGTGTCGACGGCAACGAGGCGTGCGGCGGTTGCGCGTGTGATCCACGCCTCAAGACGCTCCATGGTCTGGACTGTCTCGTAAGAGCCGCGATCCACAGCCGGCATCTCTGGCAGCGGTTGCCGGCTGCCCTGTGCCGAAGCAACGGCGCCTTCAGTTTCCTGTTTTGCAGGGTTCAGATTGTTGGGCCGCTCCGGGCTTCCCTTCCCAGAATCCAACCGCCGCAAAAGCGAACTGAACCCATGCTTTTCCAAGAACGCTGCCAATGGTTCGGGAGGCACGCCATCGAGTTTGAACTCATCGAGCGGTTGCGGAAGATCGCAATCCTCCTTGAGAGTGACCAAGACCCGGCTCATCTCCGCGTCTTGTCTGCTTTCCAGCAGCCGCTCTTTCAGTTTTGACTTCTTCATCTCCGGCGCAAAATCCAGCGCTGCGGTTAGCGAGCCGTGCTCTGCGATCAGCTTGCTTGCTGTCTTGGGACCAATTCCATAGATCCCGGGAATATTGTCGACACTGTCGCCCATCAGCGCCAGCACATCACCCACCAGCTCGGGTTTCACCCCAAACTTCGCCTCTACTTCTTCGATGTAGATCCGCTGGCTCTTCATCGTATCGAGCATATCGATGCGCGCCGGCCCATTCGGACCTTCTCTCTCGCCAACAAGCTGCATCAGATCTTTGTCTGAAGACACGATTGTAACGTCCCAGCCCTGCGCTTGCGCGGCACGGGCATAGGTTGCAATCAGATCATCTGCTTCCAGACCCTGCTCTTCGATGCAAGGGAGACTAAACGCGCGGGTCGCATCGCGGATCAGTGGAAATTGTGGCACCAAATCTTCCGGTGGAGGGGGGCGATTGGCCTTGTATTCGGGAAAAATATCGTTGCGGAAAGACTTCCCCGAAGCGTCGAGAATCACCGCAAGATGGGTTGGACCATCTGCTTCATCAAGGTCAGTGGCCAGCTTCCAGAGCATCGTGGTGTAGCCATAGACTGCGCCTACCGGTGTGCCTTCGGGATCGGTGAGCGGCGGAAGCCTATGATAGGCGCGAAAAATGTATGACGATCCGTCGACGAGATAAAGATGCTGATGCTCGGCCATATGTGCTTGCTAGCAGCGCTTTGCCCCGCG is a window of Altererythrobacter rubellus DNA encoding:
- a CDS encoding mechanosensitive ion channel family protein, which codes for MFDQINPASWRIDLNVLAYDITVSALIVAVAVVIAYLIYRAAFHLVSRVTRVSETNVDDEIVGRIRAPIKWSFIAIAVTLAAQYDASLGLLWEPLAQFLRPALLGWIAYNAVKGFTAAIEARIEISDDPVAMRSRRTRLAVLSRVLTFGIIVITVGLMLFTIPSVRAIGTTMLASAGLAALAIGAAAQPALKSLIAGLQIALTEPLRLGDLVKVDGEVGRVEEIRMSFITVRTWDERVIIVPTSRFLDASFENWSRENEKLSGPVMLHLDPIADVAPIRAEFERFVRAHELYDGRNMALLMTEAYPESVELRLSVSASTIGELWQLRCDLREHMLKWLRENQPDALIRHRLEVPNGHPKAGEP
- the polA gene encoding DNA polymerase I, producing the protein MAEHQHLYLVDGSSYIFRAYHRLPPLTDPEGTPVGAVYGYTTMLWKLATDLDEADGPTHLAVILDASGKSFRNDIFPEYKANRPPPPEDLVPQFPLIRDATRAFSLPCIEEQGLEADDLIATYARAAQAQGWDVTIVSSDKDLMQLVGEREGPNGPARIDMLDTMKSQRIYIEEVEAKFGVKPELVGDVLALMGDSVDNIPGIYGIGPKTASKLIAEHGSLTAALDFAPEMKKSKLKERLLESRQDAEMSRVLVTLKEDCDLPQPLDEFKLDGVPPEPLAAFLEKHGFSSLLRRLDSGKGSPERPNNLNPAKQETEGAVASAQGSRQPLPEMPAVDRGSYETVQTMERLEAWITRATAARLVAVDTETSSLDAMRAELVGVSLALGPNDACYIPLAHGGNDMFAERPEQIDRDQAVAALKPLLEDDSVIKIGQNIKYDINVLSRYGIDVAPVDDTMIISFTLDAGRGEVGMGGHGMDELSDRHLGHTPLSFKEVCGTGKKAIPFGEVDLDRATEYAAEDADVTWRLHRHMKPRLADESGTRIYERVDRPLIPVVAQMERHGIKVDRARLSRLSEEFAKETARLEGEIHGIAGQEFTVGSPKQLGDILFDKLGFKGGKKGKSGQYSTDHSMLEKLAGEGAEIAKKVLEWRQLAKLKSTYTDALQEAINPDTGRVHTSYSLVGAQTGRLSSTDPNLQNIPIRTPIGRQIREAFVPDEGNVLLAADYSQIELRLAAHMADVPTLKEAFAQGEDIHARTAKEMFGEVNRDTRAQAKTINFAILYGISRWGLAGRLEVEPDEAQAMIDTYFQRFPGIQRYIHETLETVRERGYSETLFGRKTWFPRINSKNVAERQGSERAAINAPIQGTSADIIKRAMVRMMPALDDAGLGHVRMLLQVHDELVFELPEGDVAAASPIIERVMAEAAGPAVKLDVLLGIEIGTGISWDAAH
- a CDS encoding CoA transferase subunit A, with product MQKIFPDAAAALEGLLSDNMLIAAGGFGLCGIPERFLDAIRESGVSGLTFASNNAGIDNEGIGKLLRTKQVRKMISSYVGENNEFERQFLSGELEVEFCPQGTLAERMRAGGAGIPGFYTKTGVGTQVAEGKEHKDFNGETYILEHGIFADLSIIKAWKADETGNLMFRKTARNFNQPAATCGKVCVVEVEEIVPIGELDPDCIHLPGVFVNRMIVGAPYDKKIEFRTVREREAV